One genomic window of Numida meleagris isolate 19003 breed g44 Domestic line chromosome 1, NumMel1.0, whole genome shotgun sequence includes the following:
- the BCAP29 gene encoding B-cell receptor-associated protein 29 isoform X2, whose amino-acid sequence MTHAGWQKIFMIPLWSKMAVFWNKMFLTIIVLLIILFLDAVREVRKYSAIQVHEKVVNVNANAIDHIQMKLFRSQRNLYISGFSLFLWLVLRRTVTLLTQLAKGMASHAALETQVNDATEAAKKYMAENERLQEALNEKGSSENKEAAEAANGKLRKEIGQLKAELQKTSNALHKANNEVAAVRKQSEGLKREYDRMMREYERLQNASSEPEDKKDL is encoded by the exons ATGACACATGCAGG ATGGCAGAAGATTTTTATGATTCCTCTATGGAGCAAAATGGCTGTTTTTTGGAACAAAATGTTCCTTACAATAATAGTTCTACTGATCATCTTGTTTCTTG ATGCTGTTAGAGAAGTTAGAAAGTACTCAGCCATTCAGGTGCATGAGAAGGTTGTAAATGTAAATGCCAATGCCATTGATCACATTCAGATGAAACTCTTCCGGTCACAAAGAAACCTTTATATCTCAggtttttccttatttctgtggCT TGTTTTGAGACGTACTGTTACCCTTCTCACTCAGTTGGCAAAAGGCATGGCATCTCATGCAGCTCTGGAAACGCAAGTAAACGACGCAACTGAAGCAGCCAAAAAATACATGGCTGAGAATGAAAGGCTACAGGAG GCTTTgaatgaaaaaggaagcagtgaaaataaagaagcGGCAGAAGCAGCTAATGGAAAATTGAGGAAGGAAATTGGACAATTGAAAGCAGAGTTACAGAAGACATCAAACG CTCTCCACAAGGCAAATAATGAAGTGGCAGCAGTTAGAAAGCAGTCTGAAGGCCTTAAAAGAGAATACGACCGTATGATGAGAGAGTATGAACGACTTCAG AATGCTTCAAGTGAACCAGAAGACAAGAAAGACCTGTAA